GCCGCGCGCCATTCCGGAGATCGCGGGTCAGGACGGTCGCGGCGACGAGAGCGACGAGGTGGATTTCGGCAGCCACTGGGGGCACGGCACGTTCCTCACCGGACTGATGCGGCTGGAAGCGCCCGACGCGAAGATCCTCTCGGTACGGGTGATGAGCGACGCCGGTCGGGTCAGCGACCTGAACGCGGCACACGCACTGAACTGGCTGGCCGACCGGGCCGGCGACGGCCGTCGGCTCGACGTGGTGCTGACCGCGTTCGGCCGTCCCGGCTCGGATGGGGACGAGGAGCTGAGACCGGTCCGGAAAGCACTGGAGCGGTTGGCGGACCTCGGCGTCCAGGTGGTCGCCTCGGCCGGCAACGGCGGCGCCGACGATCCGGTCTATCCGGCGGCGTTCGCGGCCGACCCGACGCTCACGGTGATCAGCGTCGGGGCCCGCTCCTCGCCGACCGTGCGGGCGCCCTACAGCAATCACGGGGTGTGGGTGAGCCGGTGGCACGAGGGCACCCATGCGGTGAGCACCATGCCGTTGGCCACGACCCCCGCCGCGACGGGGGGCGCGTACGCCTACTGGAGCGGCACGTCGTTCGCGGCGGCTAGGTGCGCGGGCCGGCTCGCCCACCGGTTGGCGCCGGCGTCCGCGCCCGTGC
The genomic region above belongs to Micromonospora sp. WMMD1128 and contains:
- a CDS encoding S8/S53 family peptidase — translated: MSRFPYRPDVVLAPAWVAERPETIDRLNELLADAGFGRPLSPPAAPAPPDVALIEVPVQGDPVAVARASRWLSGRAEGVPECLPDYECTAATVEDGARREANLYPNYRAGGRKSGHGTVAWLPAPDHVMPPKPRRRPDRDFPAGRPVVALLDTGVREHDWLVEADGEPCWEEAEGWTPPRAIPEIAGQDGRGDESDEVDFGSHWGHGTFLTGLMRLEAPDAKILSVRVMSDAGRVSDLNAAHALNWLADRAGDGRRLDVVLTAFGRPGSDGDEELRPVRKALERLADLGVQVVASAGNGGADDPVYPAAFAADPTLTVISVGARSSPTVRAPYSNHGVWVSRWHEGTHAVSTMPLATTPAATGGAYAYWSGTSFAAARCAGRLAHRLAPASAPVRLPE